A region of Neovison vison isolate M4711 chromosome 7, ASM_NN_V1, whole genome shotgun sequence DNA encodes the following proteins:
- the LOC122914026 gene encoding olfactory receptor 8B3-like — protein MARGNASFVTQFILAGLTNLPDLQLPLFCLFLVMYVVTVLGNLGLINLIGLNSHLHTPMYFFLFNLSLIDLCYSSVFTPKMLINFTSKENIISYRGCMTQLYFFCFFAISEAYVLTSMAYDRYVAICNPLLYNVAMSPKVCSILMLGSYLMAFSGATAHTGCMLRLTFCDANTINHYLCDILPLLQLSCTSTYVNELVVFIVLSINVIVPTITIFVSYGFILSSILHMSSTEGRSKAFSTCSSHIIAVSLFFGSCAFMYLKPSTAGSMDEGKISSIFYTNTVPLMNPFIYSFRNKDVKLALRKILSRKQF, from the coding sequence ATGGCTCGTGGAAATGCTTCCTTTGTGACTCAATTCATTCTGGCGGGGCTCACAAACCTCCCAGATCTCCAGCTCcccctcttctgtctctttctagTCATGTATGTGGTCACTGTGTTGGGAAATTTGGGATTGATAAATCTAATAGGGCTCAATTCACACCtgcacacccccatgtactttttcctcttcAATTTGTCCTTAATAGACCTCTGTTATTCTTCTGTGTTTACACCCAAAATGCTGATTAACTTCACATCAAAGGAGAATATTATCTCCTACAGGGGATGCATGACCCAgctttactttttctgttttttcgcTATTTCTGAAGCTTATGTACTGACATCAATGGCCTAtgatcgctatgtggccatctgtaacccactCTTATATAATGTTGCCATGTCGCCTAAAGTGTGTTCCATCCTTATGCTTGGTTCgtatttgatggcattttcgggtgCCACGGCTCACACTGGATGCATGCTGAGACTGACCTTCTGTGATGCAAACACCATCAACCATTATTTGTGTGAcatcctccctctgctccagctcTCCTGCACCAGCACCTATGTGAATGAGCTGGTGGTTTTCATTGTGTTGAGCATCAATGTGATTGTGCCCACTATTACCATCTTTGTCTCCTATGGTTTCATCCTGTCCAGCATCCTGCACATGAGCTCCACTGAGGGCAGGTCCAAAGCCTTCAGCACGTGCAGCTCCCACATAATTGCTGTTTCTCTATTCTTTGGCTCCTGTGCTTTTATGTATCTTAAACCATCTACTGCTGGGTCTATGGATGAGGGGAAAATCTCTTCTATCTTTTACACCAATACAGTTCCCTTGATGAACCCCTTCATTTATAGCTTCAGAAACAAGGATGTTAAACTTGCCCTTAGGAAAATTCTGAGTAGGAAACAGTTTTAA
- the LOC122914025 gene encoding olfactory receptor 8B3-like, with translation MAPGNASFVTEFILVGLTDLPDLQLPLFSLFLVMYMVTVLGNLCLIILIGLNSHLHTPMYFFLFNLSFTDLCYSSVFTPKMLINFTSKENIISYRGCMTQFYFFCFFAISECYVLTSMAYDRYVAICNPLLYNVAMSTKVCSSLMLGSYLMAFSGATAHTGCMLRLTFCDANTVNHYFCDILPLLQLSCTSTHVNELVVFIVAGINVIVPSVTIFFSYGFILSSILRISSTEGRSKAFSTCSSHIIAVSLFFGSFAFMYLKPSSAGSMGRGKISSVFYTNVVPMMNPFIYSLRNKDVKLAVRKTVSRRVF, from the coding sequence ATGGCTCCTGGAAATGCTTCCTTTGTGACTGAATTCATTCTGGTGGGGCTCACAGACCTTCCAGATCTCCAGCTCCCCCTCTTCAGTCTCTTTCTGGTCATGTACATGGTCACTGTGTTGGGAAATTTGTGCTTGATAATTCTAATAGGGCTCAATTCACACCtgcacacccccatgtactttttcctcttcAATTTGTCCTTCACAGACCTCTGTTATTCTTCTGTGTTTACACCTAAGATGCTGATTAACTTCACATCAAAGGAAAATATTATCTCCTACAGGGGATGCATGacccagttttactttttctgcttttttgctATTTCTGAATGTTATGTGCTGACATCAATGGCCTAtgatcgctatgtggccatctgtaacccactCTTATATAATGTTGCCATGTCCACCAAAGTGTGTTCCAGCCTTATGCTTGGTTCATATTTGATGGCATTTTCAGGTGCCACGGCTCACACAGGATGCATGCTTAGACTGACCTTCTGTGATGCAAACACCGTCAACCATTATTTTTGTGacattctccctctgctccagctcTCCTGCACCAGCACCCATGTGAATGAGCTGGTGGTTTTCATTGTGGCAGGTATCAATGTGATTGTGCCCAGTGTCACCATCTTTTTCTCTTATGGTTTCATCCTGTCCAGCATCCTGCGCATCAGCTCCACTGAGGGCAGGTCGAAAGCCTTCAGCACGTGCAGCTCCCACATAAttgctgtttctctcttctttggcTCCTTTGCTTTTATGTATCTTAAACCATCGTCTGCTGGGTCTATGGGTAGGGGGAAAATCTCCTCTGTCTTTTATACCAATGTGGTTCCCATGATGAACCCTTTCATTTACAGCTTGAGAAACAAAGATGTTAAACTTGCTGTGAGAAAAACTGTGAGTAGGAGAGTGTTTTGA
- the LOC122914024 gene encoding olfactory receptor 145-like produces the protein MDMENSSLVTEFILVGLTKYSEIQLPLFFLFLGIYIVTVAGNVGLVTLIGLNSHLHMPMYYFLFNLSFIDLCYSSVITPKLLVNFVSEPNTISYAACMTQLFFYCFFVSAECYVLTVMAYDRYVAICKPLLYTVTMSPQVCSLLAVVVYVGAFIGAWAHTGCMLRLTFCDANTINHYMCDILPLLELSCTSTHVNELVVLIVVGFDVGVPSLTIIVSYTFILASILRIRSTEGRSKAFSTCSSHIIVVSVFFGSGAFMYLHPSSVLSMDQGKVSTVFYTIVVPMLNPLIYSFRNKEVKVALKKSLNRKIFS, from the coding sequence ATGGATATGGAAAACAGTTCCTTAGTCACTGAGTTTATCCTTGTGGGTTTAACCAAATATTCAGAGATCCAGCTGCccctgttcttccttttcttaggAATCTACATTGTCACCGTGGCAGGAAATGTGGGCTTGGTCACTCTAATTGGACTGAATTCTCACCTTCACATGCCCATGTACTACTTCCTCTTTAATTTATCCTTTATCGACCTCTGTTATTCTTCCGTCATCACCCCAAAATTGCTGGTAAACTTTGTGTCTGAACCAAACACCATCTCTTATGCAGCATGCATGACTCAGCTTTTTTTCTATTGCTTCTTTGTCAGTGCAGAGTGCTATGTATTGACAGTAATGGCCTATGATCGCTATGTGGCCATTTGTAAGCCCCTACTGTATACAGTCACCATGTCCCCTCAGGTCTGTTCTCTGCTGGCTGTGGTTGTATATGTGGGGGCATTTATTGGTGCCTGGGCCCACACAGGATGCATGCTGAGGCTGACCTTCTGTGATGCCAACACCATCAACCACTACATGTGTGACATCCTCCCCCTCCTGGAGCTCTCCTGCACAAGTACTCACGTCAATGAGCTGGTAGTTCTCATTGTTGTGGGCTTTGATGTCGGTGTGCCCAGCCTCACTATCATTGTCTCTTACACTTTTATCCTCGCTAGCATCCTTCGCATCCGTTCCACTGAAGGAAGGTCCAAAGCCTTCAGCACTTGCAGCTCACATATAATTGtcgtttctgttttctttgggtcAGGGGCATTCATGTACCTTCatccttcttctgtcttgtccATGGACCAGGGGAAAGTGTCCACCGTGTTCTACACCATTGTGGTGCCTATGCTCAATCCTCTGATCTATAGCTTCAGGAACAAGGAAGTTAAGGTTGCCCTGAAAAAAAGCttgaatagaaaaatattttcctga